The following nucleotide sequence is from Lacinutrix sp. Hel_I_90.
CCATTCATATTATTATTCAGCCACTTTTCAAGTCGTGGTGCTTCAACCTCTAAAAATTCAGCTTTGCTAATACCACAAGAGAGAAAACCCAAGCGTTTGGCTTCGGCTTTTATTTTTTGTGTGTCTTTAAACTTGTTCTCAATCATGATACGCGCTTTTCAAAACTTAAAAATGCGTTTTTAGGCTTTAAAGTAATTAAAGGTGTAATTTCTATGGCATCAAATTTGGGATGAATTTTATAGGTATTTACCAATTCTGTGACGGCTATAATCATTTCAAACATTGCAAAATTATTGCCGATACATTTACGTGGTCCAGCACCAAAGGGAAAATATTGTGCCGAATAAGGGATACCACCGTCTACAAACCGTTCTGGTTTGAAAGCGTCTGGCTGCTCCCACAACTCAGGGTGGCGGTGCATTTCATAAACCGAAAACAATAAATTACAACCAGGCTCAAATGCCATTCCATTAAAATCATCGGCTTCTACATTCACACGGTCTATAAAATAGGCTGGCGGATACAATCGCATGGCCTCTTCTAAAACTTGTTGACACACTTTAGACGTAGAAACAAGTGTCATAAGATTAGTACCTTCCGACTTTATTTTTAAATGTTCAGCTACTATTTTATCTTGCCATTCTGGATGTTTTGCCAACAACTGAAAGGTAAAAGTTAATGCATTGGAGGTCGTTTCGTGGCCTGCCGTAAAGATAATGAGAATTTCATCTATGAGCTGTTCTTCGGTCATGCCTTTACCGTCATCATACCTTGTTTCGAGTAACATGTCCAACAAATCATCATAACGCTTGCCAGAAGTTTTACGCGCGTTTACAATCCGTTTTAAAATGTCTCGCGCCTCTTGAGATAGTTTTAAATAGTGATCTAAAGTTCCGCTTATTTTAAACCACCACCCCAGATAGGGCTGACGTAATTCGCGCACTAACATACGTTGATTGGCCTCTGTAATAAACTGAAGGCGTTCCATATCTTCAGCACTGGCCGCAGTGGTAAACAATGATTTTACAACGGTTTGAAAGGCTAAATCATTGAGAACCGGAAAAATATCTATGGTTTTTTCAGGCGCTATTTTTTTGTATTCCAGCGCTATAGTGTCCTGCATACCGCTTAACAGGTTTTCAAGTTGCTTCTTATGAAAAGCAGGCTGCATCATCTTACGTTGCTTTTTCCATTTTTCACCTTCTGATGTTAGCAATCCTTCGCCAACATATTTTACCAGATCCTCGGTTTGTATTTTAGACTTGACGTAATTTTTTTGGTTTTTCTGGAGGACATATTGGGCGAATGCGGCATCACGACAAAAGAAAATTTTCGTATTAAAGCCTACATT
It contains:
- a CDS encoding cytochrome P450 codes for the protein MKREIPEVSLLQFIKHSLEILKNPLPFHHKNFTRKGDIFKLNVGFNTKIFFCRDAAFAQYVLQKNQKNYVKSKIQTEDLVKYVGEGLLTSEGEKWKKQRKMMQPAFHKKQLENLLSGMQDTIALEYKKIAPEKTIDIFPVLNDLAFQTVVKSLFTTAASAEDMERLQFITEANQRMLVRELRQPYLGWWFKISGTLDHYLKLSQEARDILKRIVNARKTSGKRYDDLLDMLLETRYDDGKGMTEEQLIDEILIIFTAGHETTSNALTFTFQLLAKHPEWQDKIVAEHLKIKSEGTNLMTLVSTSKVCQQVLEEAMRLYPPAYFIDRVNVEADDFNGMAFEPGCNLLFSVYEMHRHPELWEQPDAFKPERFVDGGIPYSAQYFPFGAGPRKCIGNNFAMFEMIIAVTELVNTYKIHPKFDAIEITPLITLKPKNAFLSFEKRVS